In a genomic window of Gossypium arboreum isolate Shixiya-1 chromosome 7, ASM2569848v2, whole genome shotgun sequence:
- the LOC108451150 gene encoding trans-Golgi network-localized SYP41-interacting protein 1-like isoform X2: MEKNKNRTDLLTAGRKKLQQFRQKKDGKGSSSKGKSSKKSKKPEQHGSDSDATNPVAKQTALLQVSEGETTAGDSTVSQSAEKSSLPSGPDTAAFVSPVESIVSEETVPNGEQSTQTVDSMTSTEIRSSRRDIPVLEGEIKHYNVPHPSASVDTKEGTVVNKEMGQNSLLSADDLSDNYLSQARGDQITDETDGLGMNQLDRGGEAKFEVDGRLTLSGHGECDEPLEGATPGVTSMEGASNETEEAFSRDASIVSTGASSSSWEDGSLAASSQLTNEQAPDVIPYSPVKEEQEMCPSFSDYGEGNSLEGNQQYLPEVSFVSEDLGHERSLQMTRLISSNLILSLARGGTPVKLSQLVEAIRSLDEDEYRLLLNSHESVSLEISGTDNLSPSYHPDIFEKLKEELYLTSFSKDIFYLKLSEQSDLHMESERHCHQLLDEISLLHSSINKVHETNACLGEELAQCRSELQISGSGREELQNELNTALLQIEEFSSRANELQSSLVRSQEDLSSLFSELSEYKNQVATLQADNVNLNRTVYSLTDERSTIAQEKESSLLENEKLLLELARYKDLVITSQVESEQLNMNLASLTEERKALVDEKMLSLQENEKLRTELADCKSLISALQVEHSNIINLAIMSEERIKLEEEKELLAQGKEKAALDLEECKDLLASLQLEKSKLNGELAFVTEERKKLEEDKDYFIHENERLASELLVLQEQLTRQNGEQMQLEAELKVLTVHLEKLMEENSFLNASLDVHKAKLVETDSRGNQNIEAGSQVKGLGVSREVLENAANYEPSCFIPLKQDPDESTVVSEKLGPNDVVGGSSLVLLEQEVFDDSSGFLVLKGHLKEAERILQNLEMTIEQMHSHSVSLQHSISKSAAPGVSNLTKASEPQVHHDEPEVERRDLPEYQLLGDLFNSTKEVTENLRALLKLLGQDADDASFLYRGERDCRKSANFTFQEHRVLHETLKEYSDILHASNIELGVLYEASKQHAYGIEAKYNELKVLHEALKQQESSLSSENAELGKKLSEYQLKLTEMQSQFSDLKQRSDDTTSALNQQFKNSQKEAAERALMPELELRSMVTQIVETVRRLDLSVGQVSNFSFSDNSSDISDLNSRLAISVDSAINNIRELQEQLEIAHAGHDAILNSYKEVDEKYNDLHRNNEFMVGMLHELYNDLKKLVIDSCVLVGEPEMNTQVEKLPDPLDYSKYKILIEQLENVLGERLQLQSVNDQLNLEMMNRTRDVVEMRRECLHSNAIQKLIEQVENVVKLDDSETDSDRTPGSHLELLVCLLVKKYKDIDQQVSNRGEDLGSKMFGLTEVEEKIHQLDALRLQQEFEILTLKESLRQKEEALQTAHSELLKKVSEIEQSEQRVSSVREKLSIAVAKGKGLVVQRDGLKQSLAETSAELERLSQELQVKDAQLQELEIKLKTYSEAGERVEALESELSYIRNSATALRESFLLKDSVLQRIEEILEDLDLPEHFHSRDIIEKVDWLARSTTDNSLPAPDWEQKSSVGGSYSDAGFVTVDTWKEDAQPTLTSGDDWRRKYEDLESKFYGLAEQNEMLEQSLMERNHLVQRWEELLGRIDMPSQMRSIEPEEKIEWLGGALSEANHDKNSLQKKIDDLQNYFGSVAADLEESEKRISDLDSDLQSVALEREHLSERLDALTSDNHNLAAKATQFEVENEKLQIKVSGLKEELDKRIEEEEENLLKMEGEIRRLQYLVCDVLQDPEAKDLGSGGSSTASLEGLLKKLIENYTNLKSVNPEPVDIEIDQTKLCDPTLDQAGSRDALTSQEDVASLKKELEEVQHDLMQAKEERDEYFGKHQSLLHEVQALERKGEELQGLLNQEEQKSAFVREKLNVAVRKGKSLVQQRDGLKKTIEEMNAELERLKSELSNQENALADYELKMRDFSTYPQKVEALEADNLFLRNHLTETERMLEEKRHTLNGILNAIADIDAGVEIDTFDPVEKLGQIGKVCHDLHASVSSSKQESQKSKRAAELLLAELNEVQERNDGLQEDLAKISVELTEVTKDREVAEAAKLEVLSRLEELSTVHSEGKRKQYSELMMLQSCVNEVTKGFNDIQNLLYIAFMKDLEFLQNLEVNIKLCLEGDDAQDVAGLPYSISSDLEDKVNFQSTDTSSIANIQEPVDDNAIVEVCSSIWHHLQDLTTEITALKEKFIGCSKSLHERGYSLWNVVGILHRERNSQNESFEDMRRNIMHLESIGKEKDMEIVVLRRNVALLYEACANLVLEIENGKAELLGNSSTTADLELAGALALGGQNRVLSEEQIKTMADKLLSTMKDFLSMKYQIAEGSQREMKITVENLRKDLQEKDIQKDQICAELVGQIKLAEAAAMNYSRDLQSSKTLVHDLEKELEVVKEENKSVQQRVKELQDVQANSVELHDRVKSLTDVLSSKDQEIEALMQALDEEEVQMEELTKKNEELEKVLQQKNIDLENLEASHGKVVKKLSITVSKFDELRDLSQSLLIKIEQLQSELQDRDAEISFLRQEVTRCTNDLLAASQMNSKRESNEIHEFLTWFEGIVSCVGLPHLHFDMKDIQVPEYKEIIQKKLSSITSELENLRVAAQSKDELLQAERTKVEELTRMEETLKKTLQEKESLLNLLEGAGDVDHAASANSEIVQVEPVINQWAVPGNSSASQVRSLRKVNNDQVAIHIDSDDVSNSRLEDEDEDKVHGFKSLTTSRIVPRFTRPVSDMIDGLWVSCDRALMRQPALRLAIMIYWAILHSLLAAFVF; the protein is encoded by the exons ATGGAGAAGAATAAGAACCGTACTGATCTGCTCACTGCCGGACGGAAAAAG CTTCAACAATTTCGTCAGAAAAAGGATGGTAAAGGAAGTAGCAGTAAAGGAAAATCttctaaaaaatctaaaaaaccTGAGCAGCATGGATCTGATAGTGATGCAACAAACCCGGTTGCCAAACAAACAGCCTTGCTGCAGGTTTCTGAAGGGGAAACCACAGCTGGTGACTCAACAGTGTCACAGTCTGCTGAGAAGAGTTCATTGCCTTCTGGGCCCGATACTGCAGCATTTGTTTCACCAGTAGAGTCTATTGTGTCTGAGGAGACAG TCCCAAATGGAGAGCAAAGTACTCAGACTGTTGATAGTATGACGAGCACAGAAATACGTTCCTCAAGAAGAGATATCCCAGTTTTGGAGGGGGAAATAAAGCATTATAATGTGCCACATCCTTCTGCTTCAGTTGATACCAAAGAGGGGACAGTGGTCAACAAGGAAATGGGGCAAAATTCACTGCTTTCAGCAGATGATTTGTCTGATAACTACTTGTCTCAAGCAAGGGGAGATCAGATAACAGAT GAAACTGATGGTTTGGGGATGAATCAGCTTGATAGAGGTGGTGAAGCAAAGTTTGAAGTTGATGGTAGGCTTACTTTGTCTGGGCACGGTGAATGTGATGAACCTCTTGAAGGGGCTACTCCAGGAGTAACTAGCATGGAGGGGGCATCCAATGAGACAGAGGAGGCCTTCAGCAGAGATGCTAGCATTGTATCTACTGGGGCATCTAGCAGTTCCTGGGAAGATGGAAGTTTGGCTGCTAGTTCTCAATTGACAAATGAACAGGCCCCAGATGTAATACCCTATTCACCTGTCAAAGAAGAACAAGAAATGTGCCCTTCATTTTCTGATTACGGTGAGGGCAACAGTTTAGAAGGAAATCAACAATACTTACCAGAGGTCTCCTTTGTGTCTGAAGATCTAGGTCATGAAAGATCTCTTCAGATGACAAGATTGATTTCATCAAATCTGATTCTGTCTCTTGCCAGAGGTGGTACTCCAGTCAAACTCTCTCAGCTAGTAGAGGCGATTAGAAGTCTTGATGAAGATGAATATAGGCTTTTGCTGAACTCTCACGAATCTGTTTCCCTTGAAATAAGTGGGACCGATAATCTATCACCTTCCTACCATCCAGATATATTCGAGAAATTAAAAGAGGAGTTGTATCTCACAAGTTTTTCAAAAGATATATTTTACTTAAAGCTTTCTGAGCAGTCAGATCTGCATATGGAATCTGAACGGCATTGTCATCAGCTTCTTGATGAAATATCTCTTCTTCATTCTTCCATCAACAAGGTTCATGAGACGAATGCCTGCCTTGGAGAAGAGCTAGCACAATGTAGGTCTGAACTCCAGATTTCTGGAAGTGGAAGGGAGGAGTTGCAGAACGAACTTAATACTGCTTTGTTGCAAATTGAGGAATTTTCTTCTAGAGCAAATGAGTTGCAGAGCAGCCTGGTAAGGTCACAAGAGGATTTATCAAGCCTTTTTTCTGAATTGTCTGAGTACAAGAATCAGGTGGCCACTTTGCAGGCAGATAATGTGAACTTGAATAGGACCGTTTATTCTCTGACTGATGAGAGAAGCACAATTGCACAGGAAAAGGAATCTTCTCTCCTTGAGAATGAAAAACTGTTACTGGAGTTAGCTAGATACAAGGACTTGGTGATCACTTCCCAGGTGGAGAGTGAGCAGTTAAACATGAATCTTGCTTCGCTGACAGAGGAGAGAAAGGCACTTGTGGATGAGAAAATGTTGTCCCTTCAGGAAAATGAGAAGCTACGGACAGAATTAGCTGATTGCAAAAGCTTGATTTCAGCTTTACAGGTGGAACATTCTAATATAATCAATCTTGCTATAATGTCAGAAGAAAGAATAAAGCTTGAAGAAGAGAAGGAGTTGCTTGCACAAGGGAAAGAGAAAGCTGCTCTTGATTTGGAAGAGTGTAAAGATTTGTTGGCTTCTTTACAACTTGAAAAATCCAAATTGAATGGTGAACTTGCTTTCGTTACAGAGGAGAGAAAGAAGCTTGAGGAGGACAAGGATTATTTCATCCATGAGAATGAAAGACTTGCTTCTGAGCTCCTTGTTCTTCAAGAGCAGTTAACTAGACAGAATGGGGAACAGATGCAACTTGAGGCTGAACTAAAAGTATTAACAGTACACCTAGAGAAGCTAATGGAGGAAAATAGTTTCCTCAATGCCAGTTTGGATGTGCATAAGGCCAAGTTAGTGGAAACTGATAGTAGGGGAAACCAGAATATTGAAGCCGGGAGTCAAGTAAAAGGTCTGGGTGTGAGTAGGGAGGTCCTTGAAAATGCTGCCAACTATGAACCTTCCTGCTTCATACCTTTGAAGCAGGATCCTGACGAATCTACTGTGGTATCGGAGAAACTTGGACCTAATGACGTTGTTGGTGGGTCATCACTTGTGCTGCTTGAACAGGAAGTCTTTGATGATTCTTCTGGATTTCTAGTCCTGAAGGGACACTTGAAGGAGGCTGAGAGAATATTGCAAAACCTTGAAATGACAATTGAACAGATGCACTCTCATTCAGTCTCATTACAGCACTCCATCAGTAAATCAGCTGCACCAGGAGTATCAAATCTAACTAAAGCCTCTGAACCACAGGTGCATCATGATGAACCTGAGGTTGAGAGGAGAGATTTGCCTGAATATCAGTTACTGGGAGACCTGTTTAATTCAACTAAAGAGGTAACAGAAAATTTAAGAGCTCTGCTTAAGCTCTTGGGTCAAGATGCTGATGATGCCAGTTTTCTTTATAGAGGAGAGAGGGATTGTAGAAAATCTgctaatttcacatttcaagagCACAGGGTTCTACATGAAACTTTGAAGGAATACAGCGACATTCTCCACGCATCCAACATTGAACTGGGGGTTCTGTATGAAGCTTCTAAGCAACATGCTTATGGCATTGAAGCTAAGTACAATGAACTTAAGGTTCTACATGAAGCTCTAAAGCAGCAAGAAAGTAGCCTCAGTTCGGAAAATGCTGAGCTTGGCAAGAAGTTGAGTGAGTATCAGTTGAAACTTACTGAAATGCAGAGTCAATTCTCTGATTTAAAGCAAAGGTCAGATGATACTACTTCTGCTTTAAATCAACAGTTCAAAAATTCGCAGAAGGAAGCAGCTGAGAGGGCTTTGATGCCTGAACTAGAATTGAGATCTATGGTTACTCAGATTGTGGAGACAGTCAGGAGACTTGATTTGTCTGTTGGGCAAGTTTCTAACTTCAGCTTCTCAGATAACAGCAGTGATATCTCAGATCTGAATAGCCGGCTTGCTATTTCTGTTGATTCTGCCATTAACAATATCCGAGAGCTACAAGAGCAACTAGAAATTGCTCATGCAGGTCATGATGCAATATTGAATTCATACAAAGAAGTAGATGAGAAGTATAATGATTTGCATAGGAATAATGAATTCATGGTAGGGATGCTACATGAattgtataatgatctgaagaaACTTGTGATTGATTCATGCGTTTTGGTGGGTGAGCCTGAAATGAATACGCAAGTTGAGAAGCTGCCTGATCCCTTAGACTACAGCAAGTATAAGATCCTCATTGAACAACTGGAGAACGTTTTGGGTGAAAGGCTCCAGCTTCAGTCTGTTAATGACCAGCTGAATTTAGAAATGATGAATAGGACAAGAGACGTTGTGGAAATGAGGAGAGAATGCCTTCATTCTAATGCCATTCAAAAGCTTATTGAACAGGTTGAGAATGTTGTAAAACTGGACGACTCTGAGACTGACTCAGATAGAACTCCTGGTTCCCACCTTGAATTGTTAGTTTGTTTGCTTGTCAAGAAATACAAAGACATTGATCAACAGGTGAGTAATCGTGGAGAGGATCTTGGATCTAAGATGTTTGGGTTGACAGAAGTAGAGGAAAAGATACATCAGTTAGATGCCTTGAGACTTCAGCAGGAATTTGAAATCCTCACTCTGAAAGAAAGTTTGCGCCAGAAAGAAGAAGCCCTTCAGACTGCACATTCTGAGTTACTGAAAAAAGTAAGTGAAATTGAACAGTCAGAACAGCGGGTATCTTCTGTTAGGGAGAAGCTTAGCATTGCTGTGGCAAAGGGGAAAGGTTTGGTGGTGCAGCGTGATGGTCTTAAGCAGTCACTTGCAGAGACATCTGCTGAACTAGAGAGACTCTCACAGGAATTACAGGTAAAAGATGCCCAGCTtcaggagttagaaataaaactgaAGACTTACTCGGAGGCAGGTGAGCGTGTGGAAGCTTTGGAATCTGAACTTTCATACATACGCAATTCAGCTACTGCATTAAGAGAATCATTTCTTCTCAAAGACTCTGTACTGCAGAGAATTGAAGAGATTTTAGAAGACTTAGACCTGCCTGAGCATTTCCATTCTAGAGATATCATTGAAAAGGTTGATTGGTTAGCAAGGTCCACCACTGATAATTCTTTGCCTGCCCCAGATTGGGAGCAGAAAAGTTCTGTTGGAGGCTCCTACTCTGATGCGGGTTTTGTCACTGTTGATACCTGGAAAGAAGATGCACAACCAACCTTAACTTCAGGGGATGACTGGAGAAGAAAATATGAGGACCTTGAGAGCAAGTTTTATGGGTTGGCAGAACAAAATGAAATGCTTGAGCAGTCCTTGATGGAAAGAAACCACTTGGTGCAAAGATGGGAGGAACTTTTGGGCAGAATTGATATGCCTTCACAGATGCGGTCCATTGAACCCGAGGAAAAGATTGAATGGCTAGGTGGGGCACTTTCAGAGGCTAATCATGATAAAAATTCTTTGCAGAAGAAGATTGATGACCTTCAAAATTATTTTGGGTCAGTAGCTGCTGATTTGGAAGAGTCTGAAAAGAGAATATCAGATCTTGACTCAGACCTTCAATCAGTTGCCCTTGAGAGGGAGCACCTTTCTGAAAGATTGGATGCTTTGACTTCTGATAATCATAACCTTGCAGCAAAGGCAACTCAATTTGAAGTTGAGAATGAAAAACTTCAGATTAAAGTTAGTGGTTTGAAGGAAGAATTGGATAAGAGGATTGAGGAAGAGGAGGAGAATCTTCTCAAGATGGAGGGTGAAATAAGGAGATTGCAGTACTTGGTTTGTGATGTGTTACAGGATCCTGAAGCAAAAGATTTGGGTTCTGGTGGCAGTAGTACTGCATCATTAGAAGGATTACTGAAGAAGCTTATAGAGAATTACACTAATCTCAAGTCTGTGAATCCTGAACCTGTGGATATTGAAATCGACCAGACTAAGCTATGTGATCCAACCCTTGATCAAGCTGGAAGCAGAGATGCTCTAACTAGCCAGGAGGATGTAGCTTCTTTGAAAAAAGAACTGGAGGAAGTGCAGCATGACTTGATGCAAGCGAAGGAGGAAAGAGATGAATACTTCGGAAAGCATCAATCTTTGCTTCATGAAGTTCAAGCACTTGAAAGGAAAGGAGAGGAGTTGCAAGGGCTACTTAATCAAGAAGAGCAGAAGTCAGCTTTTGTGAGAGAAAAGTTAAATGTTGCTGTTAGAAAAGGGAAATCTTTGGTGCAACAACGGGATGGTCTGAAGAAAACAATTGAAGAGATGAATGCTGAGCTGGAACGCTTGAAATCTGAGCTTAGCAACCAGGAAAATGCTCTGGCTGATTATGAACTAAAGATGAGGGACTTCTCCACTTACCCCCAAAAAGTAGAAGCCTTAGAAGCTGACAATTTGTTCTTGAGGAATCATTTGACAGAAACCGAACGCATGTTGGAGGAGAAAAGACATACTTTAAATGGGATATTAAATGCAATAGCTGACATTGATGCTGGTGTTGAAATTGATACCTTTGATCCAGTGGAGAAGTTGGGACAAATTGGGAAAGTGTGCCATGATTTGCATGCCTCTGTGTCATCTTCTAAACAAGAGTCGCAGAAGTCCAAGAGAGCTGCAGAGCTACTGCTTGCAGAGTTGAATGAAGTTCAAGAGAGAAACGATGGTCTTCAGGAAGATCTAGCCAAAATTTCGGTTGAGCTTACAGAAGTCACGAAGGATAGGGAGGTGGCAGAGGCTGCAAAACTTGAAGTTCTTTCACGGCTCGAAGAGTTATCTACAGTTCACTCtgaaggaaaaagaaaacagTATTCTGAATTAATGATGCTACAGTCCTGTGTGAATGAAGTCACAAAGGGCTTCAATGATATTCAAAATCTACTTTACATTGCTTTTATGAAGGACTTGGAATTTTTGCAAAATTTGGAGGTTAACATTAAGTTGTGCTTGGAAGGGGATGATGCCCAAGATGTGGCTGGCTTGCCATACAGTATCTCCAGTGATTTAGAGGACAAG GTGAACTTTCAATCCACAGATACTTCATCAATTGCCAACATACAGGAACCTGTGGATGACAATGCTATAGTTGAAGTTTGCAGTTCAATCTGGCATCACCTGCAGGATTTGACAACTGAAATTACTGCACTCAAAGAAAAGTTCATTGGGTGCTCAAAATCATTGCATGAACGAGGTTACAGTCTATGGAACGTAGTGGGAATCTTGCATAGAGAGAGAAATTCTCAAAATGAATCTTTTGAAGATATGAGGAGGAATATTATGCATTTAGAATCAATTGGGAAAGAGAAAGACATGGAGATAGTTGTCTTGAGAAGGAATGTTGCCTTGCTTTATGAAGCTTGTGCTAATTTGGTCTTGGAAATTGAAAATGGAAAAGCCGAGCTGTTAGGAAATAGTTCAACTACTGCAGATCTGGAATTAGCTGGAGCACTTGCACTTGGCGGACAAAACAGAGTTTTGTCCGAGGAACAAATCAAGACTATGGCTGATAAACTTTTATCAACAATGAAAGATTTTTTGAGCATGAAATATCAAATTGCTGAAGGAAGCCAAAGGGAGATGAAAATTACTGTAGAAAATTTACGGAAAGATCTTCAGGAGAAGGACATCCAAAAAGATCAGATATGCGCAGAGCTTGTTGGTCAAATTAAGTTAGCTGAAGCTGCTGCCATGAATTACTCACGAGATCTTCAATCGTCAAAAACACTGGTGCATGATTTGGAAAAAGAACTGGAAGTGGTGAAGGAAGAAAATAAGTCAGTGCAGCAGAGAGTAAAAGAACTGCAGGATGTGCAAGCCAACTCAGTGGAATTGCATGATAGGGTCAAATCACTGACAGATGTGTTATCATCCAAAGACCAAG AAATCGAGGCCCTTATGCAAGCACTTGATGAGGAGGAGGTCCAAATGGAAGAGTTGACAAAAAAGAACGAGGAACTAGAAAAAGTCCTGCAACAGAAGAACATAGATTTAGAGAACCTTGAAGCTTCTCATGGGAAGGTTGTGAAAAAGCTTTCCATCACTGTGAGCAAGTTTGATGAGCTTCGTGATCTATCACAAAGTCTTCTTATCAAGATTGAACAGCTTCAATCAGAACTACAAGATCGGGATGCTGAGATTTCATTCTTAAGACAAGAGGTCACCAGATGCACCAATGATCTTCTTGCTGCATCACAAATGAACTCTAAAAGAGAATCAAATGAGATACATGAGTTTTTGACTTGGTTTGAGGGAATTGTTTCTTGTGTTGGGTTACCCCATCTGCATTTTGATATGAAGGACATTCAGGTGCCTGAATACAAGGAAATAATACAGAAAAAGCTTAGCTCTATTACATCTGAACTTGAGAACCTACGTGTGGCTGCACAAAGTAAGGATGAATTGTTGCAAGCAGAACGGACTAAAGTGGAGGAGCTAACACGCATGGAAGAAACCCTCAAGAAGACTTTGCAAGAGAAAGAATCCCTATTAAATTTGCTTGAAGGTGCAGGAGATGTGGATCATGCAGCTAGTGCAAACTCTGAAATTGTGCAAGTTGAACCTGTG ATAAACCAGTGGGCTGTACCAGGGAACTCCTCGGCTTCCCAAGTTCGTAGTTTGCGTAAAGTCAATAATGATCAAGTTGCTATTCATATAGATTCAGATGATGTTAGTAATAGTAGGTtagaagatgaagatgaagataaAG TTCATGGTTTCAAATCACTTACCACATCAAGAATTGTTCCAAGGTTTACAAGACCAGTATCTGACATGATAGATGGCTTATG GGTTTCTTGTGATCGGGCACTCATGCGACAACCTGCCTTACGGCTTGCCATTATGATCTATTGGGCTATATTGCATTCACTGTTAGCAGCTTTTGTATTTTGA